One genomic window of Micromonospora sp. WMMD1128 includes the following:
- a CDS encoding siderophore biosynthesis protein produces MRLYLTALNPTDAVLEGFLPAADALDLPVTVLTDRPGEWPTGAPVRRCAVRDAAAVVAATAAEPPAALLSNSDHLQEATAVAAGKLGLPGKDPDAARRCKDKAAMRRALARAGLDPVRVVTVDPGAPPDVPNGLLPAVVKPRDGVASEDAYLVTDRADLAARVAAIRRRRPEVALVVEEYLTGELHTYDTLGDGRSLATLGGWHTGLGPPPTFTEVSLDWSPPPPAHRARLGTLLDALGVGFGACHTEYVVRGDWIRLIEVNDRLIGDRMDLILTDLLGVPLFAHVIRLHLGEPLAALDLPDPATLDRHARVEYVCADRSGRLVAAPGRRDTVRDGVRLSCRPMRQVGRVAEHTGTNRDYLAALHGIGPDPDGVRAALAVFRRELSWTIT; encoded by the coding sequence ATGCGGCTCTACCTGACCGCGTTGAACCCCACCGACGCCGTCCTGGAGGGCTTCCTCCCGGCGGCCGACGCGCTCGACCTGCCGGTCACCGTGCTGACCGACCGGCCGGGCGAGTGGCCCACCGGCGCGCCGGTGCGGCGCTGCGCGGTCCGCGACGCGGCGGCTGTCGTGGCGGCCACGGCGGCCGAGCCGCCCGCCGCGTTGCTGTCCAACAGCGACCACCTCCAGGAGGCGACCGCCGTCGCCGCCGGCAAGCTCGGCCTGCCCGGCAAGGACCCGGACGCGGCCCGGCGGTGCAAGGACAAGGCGGCCATGCGCCGCGCGCTCGCCCGCGCCGGCCTGGACCCGGTCCGCGTGGTGACAGTCGACCCGGGCGCGCCGCCCGACGTGCCGAACGGCCTCCTCCCGGCGGTGGTCAAGCCCCGCGACGGGGTGGCAAGCGAGGACGCGTACCTGGTCACCGACCGGGCCGACCTGGCGGCCCGGGTCGCCGCGATCCGCCGGCGGCGACCGGAGGTGGCGCTCGTCGTCGAGGAGTACCTGACCGGGGAGCTGCACACCTACGACACGCTCGGCGACGGACGCTCGCTCGCGACGCTTGGCGGCTGGCACACCGGCCTCGGCCCGCCACCCACCTTCACCGAGGTCAGCCTCGACTGGTCACCCCCGCCACCGGCCCACCGCGCCCGGCTCGGCACGCTGCTCGACGCACTCGGCGTCGGCTTCGGGGCCTGCCACACCGAGTACGTCGTGCGGGGCGACTGGATCCGGCTGATCGAGGTGAACGACCGTCTGATCGGCGACCGGATGGACCTGATCCTCACCGACCTGCTCGGGGTGCCGCTGTTCGCCCACGTCATCCGGCTGCACCTGGGCGAGCCGCTGGCCGCGCTGGACCTGCCCGACCCGGCCACGCTCGACCGGCACGCCCGGGTCGAGTACGTCTGCGCGGACCGGTCCGGCCGGCTCGTCGCGGCACCCGGACGGCGGGACACCGTCCGCGACGGCGTCCGGCTGTCCTGCCGGCCGATGCGTCAGGTGGGCCGGGTCGCGGAGCACACCGGCACCAACCGCGACTACCTGGCCGCGCTGCACGGCATCGGCCCCGACCCGGACGGGGTGCGGGCCGCGCTCGCCGTGTTCCGCCGCGAGCTGAGCTGGACCATCACCTGA